The window ATGGTGCTGTATTCTTGTGGTGGTTACTGGTTaatgatttatgaaaagatTGAATTTCTCGCATGATGTGTTGTATTTCTTTGATCGCTGATGCTTCTTtagtttgatttcttttcGTTCTGGTACGGTCATTTGACGTTTAAGCATTGCATTGATTGTTGTcgttttctcaaattttagcTTGCTGgttgttttgtttagttttctGATGAAAGGAAGCCAGGGTAGGAAGTGGATGGTGTTctaattagttatttttccCGAGTTCTTGATGATTCATATTGATTTTGGATAGGTGCTGGATTTCTCGTAAATTGCAGTTGTATTTCGGActtgtaatttgaaatccaTTCTTTCAGGGCTATTAGATAAGTACAGGGTTCTAGTTGAGCGAGGGGAGCTACAACATGATCCTTTTCAAGAGAGAGTGGCTTCCGAATTGGAGAGTTTGCTTGGAAGGTTGGAGCAATATGAAAAGGATATGGAAGAGTATCATGTACtaattgaaattgataatACTATGATGCTTGAATGTCAGATATGCTTTTGCTCTTACAAATAGGTTGAAACGTACTgctaagtattttttttttcctgaatTTCTTACTTTTAAGGTAAAACTAGCTGAGTGGAAGCAGAATAGGGAGAAGGAGAGGCGCAGACTTTTAATGGAGGAAGCTGAATCTAAACAACAGGGTGATGCAGTAAACAGGCGTCGAAGCAAACTTCTTGAAACATTGATGTTTCGGTTAGACACACTTCTTTCCTCAGTCACGTTACTGAGCCTAAAATCTTCAGCCGCTCCATTGTGGCATCTGATTATGAACTTTGTAAATTTTGGTCTTTTgcaaatattcatttatttttccttagGAAAAAGTCTGAAAATATTGAACCCGGAGTTGGAAAATGGGTTTCATACCTTAACCGGGAGAAGAAGTTGGATTCACTTGTAGGTCGCTGTCCTTCTGCTCCACATGCTCCTAGAGGACTGTACATATATGGCAATGTTGGAAGTGGTAAGTTCTGACtgtgataaaattttatgtgGGAAGCTTGGATATTTGTTATCAATTCATGGAGGGTTTAAGTTTATAATCTGACTATTGCTCTGATTTATGCTTATAATCTTAGAATCGATTTAATTCTGATTTACTGAAGTAATTTCTAATAATCTAGGGAAGACAATGCTCATGGACATGTTTTTCAATGCTACTGAAGGAATTGTTAAACATAGACAAAGGTACCATTTCCATGAGGTGAGGCGTTATTCTAGTTCGGAAAATTGGAAACATTGGAACATATAGGAACAATTTCTTTCCAATCTAAGCTTTAATGTTTCAGAGAGGCATGCCTCCTTTTTCAGGATTGGTATTGGTCTTCAATTTTACTCCAATGTATGGCAGGCTATGCTTAAAATTAACGAAGATATGCACAAGATATGGAAAAATCAAGTGAGGGAGAAATCTTCACAATCAAGCATTTCGAGTTGGATTATGAATCTTCCATTTGATACAAAAGTTAAGGAGTGGTTGGctggagaagaaaaatacaagCAAGAGGTACAGATGAAAAACATTCTTCCTGCCGTTGCTGATAAATTTCTTGTTGATCAGCAAGCGGGCCATGTAGGAGCTAGCATTCTTTGCTTCGATGAGATACAggtaaatgaaaataaacaaagggAAAATTCTGGCTGATATGTTTGCTTCATGATTGTACTATTTCTTGACATGTCAAAATAACATATGAATAATAGAAGGCATTATTGTGTAAAAGTAGGAGAACTATAGTTTTGAAACTATGGTGGTCAACTTAAGAAAACTAGAGTTTTGACAATTTGGAGTGAATTTTGAGGCGTTTAGTAAGGAAAAAGGTTGTTTTTTATCGCTGATATCTGAAACAAGTTTTGTTCACACACGTTTTGTACAAGCAAACATTCTGAGATTAACTACCATTAATTCAATTCATCCATgatgttttatttgttagCTTACCTTGCTCTCTCTTTCAGACAGTTGATGTATTTGCTATTGTGGCCTTGTCTGGAATTATAAGCAGATTGTTGAGTACTGGAACAGTTCTTGTAGCCACAAGCAATCGAGCTCCAAATGACTTGAATCAGGTACTATTCTAACTGAAATGCTGAACAAGAAGATATAAACTAGCTGGTcattagaattttaattttccaggttatttattttcaaatcttacGGGCAGGTAAATTATggtatttaaatttactatttaatcagatttgaatacatttttatattattaaaattggcTCTTGATTGCCAAGTCTTGTAAAATATGAATAGTAGATTAAGGGAATGGAAAGATAAACCAGTCAATGTTTTTCATCCACACAATCAGTCAACTTTCTTTGTCGTATGGGAAATTGATAGTCCTCATTGAAACTAACTAGTAAATGTAAAACTATAGAGAAGGGACATAactaaacatttgaaagtaattgaaaaattaacttGGCAACGGAGCATTAGTACAACTAAATGAtagtcaaaacaaaaacacaggCCCTGTGAATCCTAGGAGGGGCCACAGCggtttttcttccctttccttTGGAGCTGATTACTTAATAACTTCTTTTagtttaaacaattatatttcAGAGTTGAAAAATCATACAGGAAGAGAAGATGAGTGGCCCTCTCAAAGTCGTTGAACTTTAGAACTCCGTTTGGGAGTTATAACTTTCTTCCGCTTACTTGATAAGATGTTTGAGATAAGCATTCATTTGACCTTTTTTTATGATAAGGCATTAACTTTTCTTTGATATAATTTCACCTTcttccttaatttttttttcctttaatggGAAACAGAAAGATATCCATCCTTgtgtggaaaaaaaaaactgtcccCTCTAAGCAACTGGTGGAAACTTGAAGATCTTCCTTCAGTTCTCTATTTTCCCCTCAATATCTGCAACagttatcttttcttttattctttggTGTTACGCGGGAGGTTTTCCATTTCCTATAGCTTGCAGAAGAGATCCTGACATGACCAACATCCCCTGAATGTGGCCGTTAATCTTTAACCATCTAGATGGGAAAGAATCGATCATCCACTCTAGGATGATAGAATCAATTGTGACTATAGATTTTAGCCTTTTGTCCTCAAGTATTCACGTCTTTTTTCTGTAATGTGTTATAATCAATCATCTCAGAATCTGGGACAGCATTGCCATCTGGGTATGACTATGAACTTCATTGGTTTCTCCGTATTTTGCTTCCCATTTTGAGTTCCTTAATATTCTGACTGGTTATGTCATCTAAATAGTGTGATCTCAAAGTCACAGACTTGGAAGCTATAAAAATGTTAGATCAACTCTTTTAGGAAGTAACTCTCTTAACAGAATCGAcctcaaacatatattttttaatcaatttattcCCATGCAATTAGTACCTTCTTTAAATAGCCATTTCTTACCTCCATCAGAGCTACTAATAGAACTATGGGATCTAAACAGTAGTAAACCATAATTATGAAAAGGGCACACTGTAAGCAGAACGTTAGGAGAATGTTGTGGAAATAAAGCAGGTATGCAGAGAACTTGTTATGAAAGTTCATCATTTTGATTGTGTCAGATGGATTCTGTTAATACAGGATGGGATGCAGAAGGATatctttcaaaagtttgttaTCAAACTGGAGGAGCATTGTGAATTTGTTCTTATTGGCAGTGAGATTGACTACCGGCGCTTTATAGCCCAAAGGTCTTTTGACCAGGTGAGACTATTAACCGTGTAACTAGAGGTATTCAAGGATAAACTGTACATACAATTTTGAAGGTATATCTTATCCATATGAATATTTCCACCTGAAGCTTTTAGATCAATTGAAGTTGTGAAAAGTTGATTGCCTGTTCAACCCAATTTATCTTTAGTTGCTCATTTGATATCATTTACACAAAGTTATGTTATATCAATCCTGAGTTATAAAGCACAAGTACTTTAGTTTCAATAATGTGTATGTGACGCATCAGAGTTGAATTCATCGATACTTCTTGGATACTTAAATTAGAATGTTGgatcttttattcttttaaatccACTTTGGCACCTAGACATTATAAGCAATAATATAGAAGAGTAATGTAATCTGAATGTTTTTAAACTCCGAATCCTGGTTCTCAcataagaaggaaaaaaacaaccGTTTTAACCTTATAATTATATggatatatttgattttgaattttattttcctatatGATACTGAATCATTTGTCTTTCAATGTTCTTAATATGTGTTTTTGTTAATCATGTTGTACGattttctaatcttttatttttaatgtgaATGTTTAAATTGCCATTGTTTTCCATGGAAATCATTGGCATAAGTAGTTATTGTCTTCCTTTCCTATTTTATGGGAAACTGCTGGGTTGGATGG of the Cucumis sativus cultivar 9930 chromosome 3, Cucumber_9930_V3, whole genome shotgun sequence genome contains:
- the LOC101218518 gene encoding AFG1-like ATPase isoform X1; this encodes MMKRGLSTSSISSLLSLRFTRQQSSSSKFGVNPLPLRFLSSFTKPPGLLDKYRVLVERGELQHDPFQERVASELESLLGRLEQYEKDMEEYHVKLAEWKQNREKERRRLLMEEAESKQQGDAVNRRRSKLLETLMFRKKSENIEPGVGKWVSYLNREKKLDSLVGRCPSAPHAPRGLYIYGNVGSGKTMLMDMFFNATEGIVKHRQRYHFHEAMLKINEDMHKIWKNQVREKSSQSSISSWIMNLPFDTKVKEWLAGEEKYKQEVQMKNILPAVADKFLVDQQAGHVGASILCFDEIQTVDVFAIVALSGIISRLLSTGTVLVATSNRAPNDLNQDGMQKDIFQKFVIKLEEHCEFVLIGSEIDYRRFIAQRSFDQVHYFWPLDCTSMRKFENMWVEITSQLEGQITSETIRVMFGRKLEVPESCNGVARFAFDFLCGQPVGAADYIALAKNYHTVFISNIPIMSMRIRDKARRFITLIDELYNHHCCLFCLAATSIEDLFQGTEEGALFDLESFQFETEAEGGKLRRNVLVEGNVGSVGAPTAIVSMLSGQEEMFAFRRAVSRLIEMQTPLYLEGVRNVHPYFQRREQESSVDPPAPRFEFHQLT
- the LOC101218518 gene encoding AFG1-like ATPase isoform X2 yields the protein MEEAESKQQGDAVNRRRSKLLETLMFRKKSENIEPGVGKWVSYLNREKKLDSLVGRCPSAPHAPRGLYIYGNVGSGKTMLMDMFFNATEGIVKHRQRYHFHEAMLKINEDMHKIWKNQVREKSSQSSISSWIMNLPFDTKVKEWLAGEEKYKQEVQMKNILPAVADKFLVDQQAGHVGASILCFDEIQTVDVFAIVALSGIISRLLSTGTVLVATSNRAPNDLNQDGMQKDIFQKFVIKLEEHCEFVLIGSEIDYRRFIAQRSFDQVHYFWPLDCTSMRKFENMWVEITSQLEGQITSETIRVMFGRKLEVPESCNGVARFAFDFLCGQPVGAADYIALAKNYHTVFISNIPIMSMRIRDKARRFITLIDELYNHHCCLFCLAATSIEDLFQGTEEGALFDLESFQFETEAEGGKLRRNVLVEGNVGSVGAPTAIVSMLSGQEEMFAFRRAVSRLIEMQTPLYLEGVRNVHPYFQRREQESSVDPPAPRFEFHQLT